GGAGATTACTGAAACACAGATTCCTCATTTAGACAGTGATACGATCAGATTAATCTGATCAAGGCAGGGTTCAGAGTCTGAAAAGATCCAGACTTCATTATCTTCTCACCGTCCGTCTGCAGCGCCGCTACCAGCAGCTCTCGACTCTTGCTTCTCACGCAGCCCATGGTTACGGAGGCAGGGGGGAAGGAGGTGACCTGAGAGAGGGTGGTGGTAGTTGGGGAAGTGGGGGTGGACGGGGGCCCCTCAGAAGATTTActgctgaggaggaggagagaggaagagTTCTTATTTGACTGAAACTTTCTCCTGATCGCAAACATGTAAACAAGCTGACGCCGCCGCCAGTGTGCAACAGACCCTTTTTCACTGCTGCCATAATCCTTGGAGGTGGATGAAGACCTCACCGGAGAGCCGtcctttttcttctcctctgaACCCTCTGTCAGATAAAAACTAACAAATGACTGCAGCCAtaattctacttcctgtttgtaCACTCGGGATTACGGTTTCTAACACTTGATGATGCAACTTAAATCATGCGAACTGACAACAGTCACCTGGAGACACATTATATGTCACGTTTCGGTTTTTCTTTACCCACCCAGCAGTTTCTTCCAGGACTTGATGAGAGTTTTGGCTAAAGTCTGAACTTCTTCGTCTGAACTTTGTTTCCTCACAGCGTTCACCGACATACCCACTCTGGtagactacacacacacacacacacacacgtttctgCAGCgctttaaatgaaaacattcaCAGCAATGATAAATGGATTTGGTCTAGTGTATTCATAAACCTCGTGGACTTTAATCTCACCGGTGTGTTACTGCACACTGAAAGTCATAAACACCGAGTCCTGTGTTACCTTCAGTTCAGTTAAATCAGACACGCAAGTGAATTTCAGGCTTTTTCGTATCACCATATTGTTTGTGGAGTTGCTCACCTGCAGTGTCTCCAGAGACATGTTGATGTTCTTCAGTTCTCTCAGCAGGTCCAGAGCATTGTCCTGTAAACAGAACCACCATTTTATTGTACCTAGTCGTTTACTAAATAAACGTGTTGTGAAAAACTGTAAGAAGGTTTCTGTCTGAATGTTAAAAAACTATTAAAGTTTTTCAGTAAAGCTTCACATTTGAatctcgagtcctcactaagaccaaaaaaagtggaccacaccAGTCCAGCTccgaggtctttacactggctgcctgtccgtcagaggatagactttaaagtcctgatgctggtctataaagctctgaatggtttaggaccaaaatacatcaatgacctcctgacccagtatgaaccttccagatccctcaggtcatctggatccggtcttttatcagttcccagagtcagaaccagacacggtgaagctgcattcagcttttatgctccttatatctggaacaaactcccagaaagcctcagatcagctgaaacactcagtttatttaaatccaggttgaagactcacctgttctcagctgcatttgaataaagcaccaaatccacacttttaagcttaaatttcaaaacttacatttaactactgattttatctattgttctgattttatcagttttgattttatatactgttttgtttgtttgtttattagtttgtttgtttgcatgttttaatcaattttaaatcatgctttttattgtttgtgtttctaatgtctctgtaaagcgctttgaatcaccttgttgttgaactgtgctatacaaataaactcgCCTTGCCTTTGTGCAATACTATTTTTCTTTGGTCAGCACACCTTTACATTCAGgtggaataaaaacacagctaatatttCTTTTATCTTTTACCTCTTTGATAACAAACAAAGTTTCACCAAGAACTCAAGGAGCTGCATGACAAGAcgacagacaaacagaagaaagttCAGTACAGTCAAAGAGCGCAAGTTAAGCAAAAGAGAGTAACAGCAGAAAGCAGGAcaagactgctcaaagaagtcctgccattaattaattcttcgatcttaaatatgatcaacctatctctaataatcagctatgtaccaccggccttcaagctggctgtagttaaacctttactcaaaaagcatctctagacccagcagtcttagctaattataggccaatctccaaccttcctttcatatcaaacatccttgaaagagtagttgtcaaacagctaacagatcatctgcagaggaatggtttatttgaagagtttcagtcaggtttcagagctcatcacagcacagaaacagtaTCAAGCCTACAGCCTCTCCGTCAGTCCAGCCTCAGAGGTCTGTCTGCATCATGCTGCACACGTTGGTCACATTTGGAGTTCAGGAAACTACAGTTTGAATATTTTGTGCCATGTAATGACATCACTAATCACCTGACTGCAGGTGATGAGCTCTGAGCTGATTCCAGGTGTGTCCGTTTGAAATCTGAACTGTGTCATGATTTCAAAGTGTTACCTTCCTCGCTCACCATCACCTGTCGGCCGCTTTCACTCACCGTGCTCTTCTTCTGCACCATTTTATCCAACTTTCTGGCGATGCGCTCCACTTCCTGATCCTTCACCATGTCTGCGGCTGCCTCTGCGTCACTGCCCTGCAGAGGAAAGCTCCATGGATGGAGCGCAAACTCTTCTCcgtcctcttctctcctctcacGGCCGGTCGTTGTGTGCGAGGCATTGTGGGAGATGGAGTCTTCTTGTCTCTCCAGGTTAacgttcttcttctttttcttactttggttggcaaaaaacaaaacggcGCATTACCGCCTCCAACTGGTGTGGAGTGTGAACTGGACCGTCgctcaaaaaaaccccaaacaaacaaattctCCCGAGCGATTTACCCTCTTTTACAAACTGGAATAAGGCCTGATAACTTTCACTTCATGGGTCCTTTTGCAGTAAATCAATAAGATCCAGTTTCATTTACATATCACTGAGGTTTCCTTCATTTCTTGCCTTACCATACTCGTTATCTCTGTCTGACAGAGGCTAATACCCAGGTCCACTACCCCATGCTTTGTGGCTTCCTTTGCAGCTCTGTCTGCCATTTCATCTGCTCTGACTCCACAGTGAGCTGGAATCCATAAACACATGTGTGTATATTCTGTGAAGTGTTGCTGAACCTCTGTTAGGACATCTGCTCTGCTTTCTGAGCGGCTACTCTGTAAACTGACCAATGACGAGCCAGAGTCGTAACAAATTACTGCTTTAAACGGCCTCATGTCTTCTACCCAGTGAACAGCTAACCGTATTGCGAGCATTTCTGTATACTGACAGTCCGTCACTGATCCTTTCCCTATTTTGACTTTAAACTCCGGAACAACCAATGCTACACCGGTTTGACCGGCTGTGTTCTTTGATGCATTTGTATGTATTTGTACATAATTATAATACTTGTCGATATAAGCCTGTCCTGTATGTGCGTTTAAATTAACTACCCTGTCCCTGTTCTTCTTTTCCAATAATGGATACTTCCTGTGGCATCAGGTAGTATCCATGGAGGTATTGCTGATAACGGCACTCTTTGACTGATGTTGAACTGATGCTCTCCTAGTCACAGTCCATCCGAAGCTCTTTGTTTCCTGCAAGGTTTTAGTACCTCTTCTGTTGGGTGATCCTGTCCATGGCCGTCCAGATTTGCCATTAAGTGTTAACTGCTCTCTTCTCATTCCTAGTGGCATCTCACCCATCTCCATCTGTAAAGCTGCTGTTGGGCTTGTTTTAAACACACCTGTGCAGAGTCTCAGTGCCTGATACTGAATATGGTCTAACTTTGAAAGGTTTGTGTCTGCCACTGAATTATATGCTACACATAATCTAACACTGATTTGACTAACCCAGGGTATATGGCCCTCAAAGACTTCCTATCTGCTCCCCAGCCCATCCCAAGTAAACCGCTCATTATATTTATTATCCATTATTCCCTGAATGTGTTCAGCCCGTGTTACCCTTTCATCCAACCACAATCCAAGAAACTTAAATTTACTCTCTCTTTCTAACTCCTGACCGTATAACTTAAGCTTGACTTCCTCTCCAACTCTTTTTCTCGTAAAATCATTGCCTTGGTCTTATAAACCGAAAATTTAAAACCCTGTTTATACGACCACTCTTCAACTTTTCCAGTTGCCCCCTGTAGTTTCTttacaataaacatttttattgtaaagaataaaaatgttttccctctCTTCCCCATCGCTCCATCAAAGTGAAACCCCCATCCCACCCTgtatgtcattaaacacatgATTTATCATTAAAGGAAATAACAAAGGCCTCACTCTGCTCCCTTGATGTGTACTGTTTTCTACGGGAAACCTCTCCGAGTGAATCTTCCCAATTCTCACTTGTATTTGTCTTCCCCTTAAtaaatcctttatcatctgaaCATCCACTGATACCCGGTTTCCTGACTTTGAGGCCTTTGAGGCCTTCTCTCCACATCGTGTCGAAGGCTTTTTCCATGTCAGCAAACACCTCAACTACACTCTCTTTGTTTATTTGTGCTTTCCTGACTTCATGTTCCAAACACAATATGGATCCTCTTCTGAAAGCACTTTGAtgtttacagggagtgcagaattattaggcaagttgtatttttgaggaataattttattattgaacaacaaccatgttctcaatgaaccccaaaaactcattaatatcaaagctgaatgtttttggaagtagtttttagtttgcttttagttttagctattttagggggatatctgtgtgtgcaggtgactattactgtgcataattattaggcaacttaacaaaaaacaaatatatacccatttcaattatttatttttaccagtgaaaccaatataacatctccacattcacaaatatacatttctgacattcaaaacaaaaacaaaaacaaatcagcgaccaatatagccacctttctttgcaaggacactcaaaagcctgccatccatggattctgtcagtgttttgatctgttcaccatcaacattgcgtgcagcagcaaccacagcctcccagacactgttcagagaggtgtactgttttccctccttgtaaatctcacatttgatgatggaccacaggttctcaatggggttcagatcaggtgaacaaggaggccatgtcattagtttttcttcttttataccctttcttgccagccacgctgtggagtacttggacgcgtgtgatggagcattgtcctgcatggaaatcatgtttttcttgaaggatgcagacttcttcctgtaccactgcttgaagaaggtgtcttccagaaactggcagtaggactgggagttgagcttgactccatcctcaacccgaaaaggccccacaagctcatctttgatgataccagcccaaaccagtactccacctccaccttgctggcgtctgagtcggactggagctctctgccctttaccaatccagccacgggcccatccatctggcccatcaagactcactctcatttcatcagtccataaaaccttagaaaaaccagtcttgagatatttcttggcccagtcttgacgtttcagcttgtgtgtcttgttcagtggtggtcgtctttcagcctttcttaccttggccatgtctctgagtattgcacaccttgtgcttttgggcactccagtgatgttgcagctctgaaatatggccaaactggtggcaagtggcatcttggcagctgcacgcttgacttttctcagttcatgggcagttattttgcgccttggtttttccacacgcttcttgcgaccctgttgactattttgaatgaaacgcttgattgttcgatgatcacgcttcagaagctttgcaattttgagactgctgcatccctctgcaagatatctcactatttttgacttttctgagcctgtcaagtccttcttttgacccattttgccaaaggaaaggacgttgcctaataattatgcacacctgatatagggtgttgatgtcattagaccacaccccttctcattacagagatgcacatcacctaatatgcttaattggtagtaggctttcgagcctatacagcttggagtaagacgacatgcatgaagaggatgatgtggacaaactactcatttgcctaataattctgcactccctgtagatatGTATCCCTTATTTTCTATATGGTACGTGAATCTTTCACGTATCATTCGCTCCATTATTATACAGATATTAGATGGTAAGGCTATTTGTATCATCCTTTCCTGGTTTACATATGGGCCCTTGAACTGCACAGTCTCGCACATGCGCAGTactagggcgatcgtggctctgggggttgggaatcgcatctgtaaccggaaggtcgccggttcgatccctggcctCTCTGgtctggtcgttgtgtccttgggcaagacactttaccctacttgcctactggtgttggccagaggggccgatggcgccatatggcagcctcgcttctgtcagtctgccccagggcagctgtggctacaactgtagctgcctccaccagtgtatgaatgtgagagtgaatgaatagtggtattgtaaagcactttgggtgccttgaaaagcgctatataaatccaatccattattattattactatacaACTGGCGGGGTCTTTCTATCTCTTGAATTCGGGCAAAAGCAATAACTAGCTGACGTTAACAGGGGGCTTCTTTGATTTGGTTTGCTTGCCTGTGCGTCCCTTGATACACTGCTTTAGCTTAAGATCTGCCAACAATCATAATGTCAACACATGTTAGATGCTTCAGCTTTGTCTCATCCGATAGATGCAAAAGGTCAAGA
This region of Maylandia zebra isolate NMK-2024a linkage group LG20, Mzebra_GT3a, whole genome shotgun sequence genomic DNA includes:
- the tcea2 gene encoding transcription elongation factor A protein 2 isoform X3, with amino-acid sequence MVKDQEVERIARKLDKMVQKKSTDNALDLLRELKNINMSLETLQSTRVGMSVNAVRKQSSDEEVQTLAKTLIKSWKKLLEGSEEKKKDGSPVRSSSTSKDYGSSEKGSKSSEGPPSTPTSPTTTTLSQVTSFPPASVTMGCVRSKSRELLVAALQTDDDHKAIRVDCEHLAAQIEEQIFQEFKSTDMKYKTRLRSRISNLKDQKNPELRRNVLCGNISPHRIACMTAEEMASAELKQMREALTKESIRQHQLSKVGGTETDMFICSKCHGKSCTYTQVQTRSADEPMTTFVLCNDCGNRWKFC